A single Polynucleobacter acidiphobus DNA region contains:
- a CDS encoding zeta toxin family protein codes for MNSEKKIIIIAGPNGAGKTTFAKDFLPQEAHTFRFINADLIAAGLAPFNPEAVAFKAARLMLEEIDQCTETGESFAFETTLSGSHYLQRIKKWEKLGYTVKLWFIALSSPELAISRVAERVAQGGHNIPEEVIRRRFTTGLRNLPEYQKAVNSWVMLNGDTTPPEQVDCS; via the coding sequence ATGAATTCTGAAAAGAAAATCATTATTATTGCTGGCCCTAATGGGGCTGGCAAAACCACCTTTGCCAAAGACTTCTTGCCTCAAGAAGCGCATACCTTTCGCTTTATCAATGCCGACCTCATTGCTGCAGGGTTAGCCCCGTTTAACCCAGAAGCTGTTGCTTTTAAAGCAGCTAGGCTAATGCTTGAAGAAATTGATCAGTGCACAGAGACAGGAGAAAGCTTTGCTTTCGAAACCACTCTATCTGGATCTCACTATCTGCAGCGCATCAAAAAATGGGAAAAACTGGGGTATACAGTCAAGCTCTGGTTTATAGCCTTAAGCTCACCAGAATTGGCAATTTCTCGCGTTGCAGAGCGGGTAGCGCAAGGTGGCCACAATATCCCCGAAGAGGTCATTCGCAGGCGTTTTACAACTGGATTGCGGAATTTACCCGAATACCAAAAGGCAGTAAACTCATGGGTAATGTTAAACGGTGATACTACCCCGCCAGAGCAAGTAGATTGCAGCTAA
- a CDS encoding tyrosine-type recombinase/integrase, whose translation MAQAKTLSQAELDQVLDYVSIKKYALRDRAIVLTSFLGGLRVAEIASLTMGDVVNPDGTIKNEIHLSAAQTKGKYPRTVFVSQRLQTELANYLTTRHAKGADIPFFHTEHRLRFSPNGLCVWFHQLYKNVGISGGSSHSGRKFFITTLANKGIGVRILASLAGHRSIAVTQRYIDVNDEQKRNAVELI comes from the coding sequence ATGGCACAAGCAAAAACCTTATCTCAAGCCGAACTTGATCAAGTTCTGGACTACGTTAGTATCAAAAAATACGCTTTGCGTGATCGCGCAATTGTTCTTACCAGCTTTCTCGGAGGACTTAGGGTCGCCGAAATAGCCTCACTCACCATGGGGGACGTAGTGAACCCCGATGGCACCATTAAAAACGAGATTCACCTAAGTGCAGCGCAGACCAAAGGAAAATATCCCAGAACGGTATTTGTATCTCAGCGCCTACAAACCGAGTTAGCCAATTACCTCACCACAAGACACGCCAAAGGCGCGGATATTCCCTTCTTTCATACAGAACATCGCCTGCGCTTTAGTCCAAATGGATTGTGTGTTTGGTTTCATCAGCTCTACAAAAATGTCGGTATTAGTGGTGGCAGCAGTCATTCGGGCAGAAAATTCTTTATTACGACTTTGGCTAATAAAGGAATTGGTGTGCGAATCTTAGCCTCGTTAGCTGGTCATCGGTCCATTGCGGTGACCCAAAGGTACATCGATGTCAATGATGAGCAAAAGAGAAATGCTGTGGAGTTGATCTAG